From the genome of Desmodus rotundus isolate HL8 chromosome 2, HLdesRot8A.1, whole genome shotgun sequence, one region includes:
- the CXCR4 gene encoding C-X-C chemokine receptor type 4, which yields MAGEQAVTIDGFHIYPSENYTEEGMGSGDYDSMKEPCFRDESAHFNRIFLPTIYSIIFLTGIVGNGLVILVMGYQKKLRSMTDKYRLHLSVADLLFVLTLPFWAVDAVADWYFGKFLCKAVHVIYTVNLYSSVLILAFISLDRYLAIVHATNSHRPRKLLAEKVVYVGVWIPAFLLAIPDFIFANVALGEDRYECDRFYPNDLWRVVFHFQHIMVGLILPGIVILSCYCIIISKLSHSKGYQKRKALKTTVILILTFFACWLPYYIGLSIDSFILLEIIKQGCEFENTVHKWISVTEALAFFHCCLNPILYAFLGAKFKTSAQHALTSVSRGSSLKILSKGKRGGHSSVSTESESSSFHSS from the exons ATGGCTGGAGAGCAAGCGGTTACCATAGACGGGTTCCAT ATATACccatcagaaaactacacagagGAGGGCATGGGCTCCGGCGACTATGACTCCATGAAGGAACCCTGCTTCCGGGATGAAAGTGCCCATTTCAACCGGATCTTCCTGCCCACTATCTACTCCATCATCTTCTTGACTGGCATAGTGGGCAATGGATTGGTCATCCTCGTCATGGGTTACCAAAAGAAACTGAGAAGCATGACGGACAAGTACAGACTGCACCTGTCAGTGGCAGACCTCCTCTTTGTCCTCACACTTCCCTTCTGGGCAGTTGACGCTGTGGCAGACTGGTACTTTGGGAAATTTCTGTGCAAGGCTGTCCATGTCATCTACACAGTCAACCTCTACAGCAGTGTCCTCATCCTGGCCTTCATCAGTCTAGACCGGTACCTGGCCATCGTCCACGCCACCAACAGTCACAGGCCACGGAAGCTGTTGGCTGAAAAGGTGGTCTACGTTGGCGTCTGGATACCTGCTTTCCTGTTGGCTATTCCTGACTTCATCTTTGCCAACGTGGCATTGGGGGAAGACAGGTATGAGTGTGACCGCTTCTACCCCAACGACTTGTGGAGGGTGGTGTTCCACTTTCAGCATATCATGGTTGGCCTTATCCTGCCTGGTATCGTCATCCTGTCCTGCTATTGCATTATTATCTCAAAGCTGTCCCACTCCAAGGGGTACCAGAAGCGCAAGGCCCTCAAGACCACAGTTATCCTCATCCTGACTTTCTTCGCCTGCTGGCTCCCCTACTACATTGGGCTCAGCATCGACTCCTTCATCCTCCTAGAAATCATCAAGCAAGGATGTGAGTTTGAGAACACTGTGCACAAGTGGATTTCAGTCACCGAGGCCCTGGCCTTTTTCCACTGTTGCCTGAATCCCATCCTCTATGCCTTCCTTGGAGCCAAATTTAAAACCTCTGCCCAGCACGCACTCACCTCTGTGAGCAGAGGGTCCAGCCTCAAGATCCTCTCCAAAGGAAAGCGGGGTGGACATTCTTCTGTTTCAACTGAGTCCGAGTCTTCAAGTTTTCACTCCAGCTAA